One window of Magnetococcales bacterium genomic DNA carries:
- a CDS encoding DUF86 domain-containing protein, with protein sequence MRHESLYLMDMIDAARAIRQFIARTTPEAFVHDDLTRSAVLQKLIVIGEAAARLPKPYRERHPNIPWVDVIAMRNFVVHAYFSVEWEIIWNTATLDVPELEQALALILDGISTHEA encoded by the coding sequence ATGCGGCATGAATCATTGTATTTGATGGATATGATCGATGCAGCCCGGGCCATACGACAATTTATTGCCAGGACTACCCCAGAGGCGTTTGTCCATGATGATCTGACCCGCAGTGCTGTTCTGCAAAAATTGATCGTGATTGGCGAGGCGGCTGCCCGATTACCAAAACCCTATCGAGAACGTCACCCAAACATTCCATGGGTTGATGTCATCGCAATGCGCAACTTCGTGGTGCATGCCTATTTTTCTGTAGAGTGGGAGATCATCTGGAATACCGCCACCCTGGACGTACCGGAATTGGAGCAAGCCTTGGCCCTCATTCTCGATGGCATATCCACCCACGAAGCCTGA
- a CDS encoding nucleotidyltransferase family protein: protein MHTRNHLEISEEPLKKWCQRWKVRELALFGSATNDTFSDDSDVDLLVEFQTGAQVTLFTLSRMQREMSALLARSVDLVPKQGLKPRIRDEVLASAQVIYAA, encoded by the coding sequence ATGCATACCAGAAACCATCTGGAGATTTCCGAGGAGCCATTAAAAAAGTGGTGTCAACGCTGGAAGGTTCGCGAACTCGCTTTGTTCGGATCGGCAACGAACGACACTTTTTCGGATGACAGTGATGTGGATCTCCTGGTGGAGTTCCAGACCGGCGCGCAGGTGACACTGTTCACGTTGTCGCGCATGCAACGGGAAATGTCAGCCCTGCTGGCACGCTCCGTTGATCTGGTCCCGAAACAGGGATTGAAACCCCGTATCCGGGATGAAGTCCTGGCTTCTGCGCAGGTTATCTATGCGGCATGA
- the csm2 gene encoding type III-A CRISPR-associated protein Csm2, whose product MTKSSPPVAPKAPVANSLAIVFDPIDEKLFDGTAKAWAVKLNEAKKESNKSTQLRRFYDEICMWAEKVGDKKEKYDELIPFIRMLNAKTAYAYGRKELVDKSFVELMDKCLKQVTDPKTLQRFKLFMEAIMGFYKEKRSN is encoded by the coding sequence ATGACAAAATCGTCACCTCCTGTAGCCCCCAAAGCCCCGGTTGCCAATTCATTGGCCATTGTATTTGATCCAATAGACGAAAAACTGTTTGACGGTACGGCCAAGGCATGGGCTGTAAAACTGAATGAGGCCAAGAAGGAAAGCAATAAATCCACCCAACTGCGGAGGTTTTATGACGAAATCTGCATGTGGGCAGAAAAAGTGGGAGACAAAAAAGAAAAATATGACGAGTTGATTCCCTTCATCCGCATGCTCAATGCCAAAACAGCTTATGCCTATGGCAGAAAAGAACTGGTGGATAAGAGTTTCGTTGAACTCATGGACAAATGCCTGAAGCAGGTCACGGATCCAAAAACCCTGCAACGCTTCAAGCTGTTCATGGAAGCCATCATGGGTTTTTACAAGGAAAAACGCTCCAATTAA